A section of the Callospermophilus lateralis isolate mCalLat2 chromosome 14, mCalLat2.hap1, whole genome shotgun sequence genome encodes:
- the LOC143380255 gene encoding sulfotransferase 1C2: MALTSNLKKQSQLKEVAGVPLQSTTVDNWSQIQNFEAKPDDLLICTYPKAGTTWIQEIVDMIEQDADVEKCRRAIIQHRHPFIEWARPPQASGVEKANAMPAPRILRTHLPTQLLPPSFWENNCKFLYVARNAKDCMVSYYHFQRMNQVLPDPGAWEEYFETFIDGKVAWGSWFDHVKGWWQKKDRYQVLFLFYEDIKKDPKHEIQKVAQFMGKNLDETVLDKIVQETSFEKMKENPMTNRSTVPKSILDQSISPFMRKGTVGDWKNHFTVAQNEKFDEIYREKMKGTTINFCMEL, translated from the exons ATGGCCCTGACCTCGAATTTGAAGAAACAATCACAACTGAAAGAGGTGGCAGGGGTCCCTCTGCAGAGCACCACTGTAGACAACTGGAGTCAGATCCAGAACTTTGAGGCCAAGCCGGACGATCTTCTCATCTGTACTTACCCTAAAGCAG GGACAACGTGGATTCAGGAAATTGTGGACATGATTGAACAGGATGCAGATGTGGAGAAGTGCCGGCGAGCCATCATCCAACACCGCCACCCTTTCATTGAGTGGGCGCGGCCTCCCCAGGCCTCAG GTGTGGAAAAAGCCAATGCGATGCCTGCTCCACGGATACTAAGGACTCACCTTCCTACTCAGTTATTGCCACCGTCATTCTGGGAAAACAACTGCAAG TTCCTTTATGTAGCTCGGAATGCCAAAGACTGTATGGTCTCCTACTACCATTTCCAAAGGATGAACCAAGTGCTGCCTGACCCTGGAGCCTGGGAAGAGTACTTTGAAACCTTCATTGATGGAAAAG TGGCCTGGGGCTCCTGGTTTGACCATGTGAAAGGATGGTGGCAGAAGAAAGACAGGTATCAGGTTCTCTTCCTCTTCTATGAGGACATCAAGAAG GACCCAAAACATGAAATTCAGAAAGTGGCACAGTTCATGGGAAAGAACTTGGATGAAACCGTGCTGGATAAAATTGTCCAAGAGACATCATttgagaaaatgaaggaaaatCCCATGACAAATCGTTCTACAGTTCCCAAATCTATCCTGGACCAGTCCATTTCCCCCTTCATGAGAAAAG GAACTGTGGGGGATTGGAAAAACCATTTCACTGTGGCCCAGAATGAAaagtttgatgaaatatatagggAGAAGATGAAAGGAACCACTATAAACTtctgcatggaactctga